A stretch of DNA from Ricinus communis isolate WT05 ecotype wild-type chromosome 4, ASM1957865v1, whole genome shotgun sequence:
ATAAACTCCAAGAATATAAATACCTATAGAATAGCATGAGACATAAGTATAAATAGAGAAGGAATGGAAATGTGGGCATACCCTCTGGCAAGATCAAGTGCCAACTCAACAACAACCTTGAAAGCTAGCTTCTTTCTTCTGTTCTTTATAAGGTAAGATTTTAGGGCACCTCCAGGTAGATATTCCACAATAACACAGCATATATTACTCGGCATGCCAATGTAGCCATTTTCAGTTTGTATCTGCAGCTCTGATGAACCCATTGTTGCCCCTATAAACTGGAAGAGAATGACAAGAGTCAGTACCAAATAATCACCAAGAAGCCTTACCACTTTATCATGCACCATAAATACTGCTGCTATTTTCACTAGAGCCATTATCAACAAACAGAAAGCCTCATGTATGTTGATATCTCCCTAGCTTGCATAGCCTCTTCATTAAAATGTTAAGTACTAGCAATCTCCAAATAAAAGTCGACCCAATTTCAACAATTAAATATGCATCTCCATCTGTGCATAAATATTAACTCTTGAAGAGCATTGCCAAGCAGCGAAAATTGCATTATATCACCACATAAGCCCAGACAAACCTCAAaccacaaaaattataaactggACCTTGACAAGATaaaaaagtaacaaaataattaatggaCTTCCACTTGGATCAAATGAAATATAACAAACCATAAAACTCTGGTCTGTTGCTTTTTGAACTTCTTCTTCAGCAACAGTTGCATAGATTTGTTGAGCTAACCTAGGGAGGCAAAATAATTGATGTTGTTGAAACACCTGAATGACTCGCAATTTTGAAGACATTGAAGAACTGAACAGAACTTATAGTCCCACTCAGGAGGAGTTATTGAAATTATATTCAACTTCACTCATTCCCAAAGGCAGTATTTTGTAAAAAGGCTTTGTATTGGCTACGTTCATTAAGTATCACCATATAGCCAAAACAGTAGACTTCAATCTCTATATCCTATAATACGAAAGGCTATGGAATGGCAGTCTTTGAAGCTAGTTtgttaaataaatagtatatatgCAGAAAAAAAACAATAGGAAATGATTGATCTTTCAATAAGGCAATggactaaacaataaattagcATTAATGGCCTTAAGATCATGCTTCTCAGAATAGAACCAAAAATAGCATAAGACtcaaatgaataaatttatcCCCAGCAGCAAATTCAAAGCAAGTTgatttcaaatgaaaaatcGAAGTAGAGAAACACTTATCATGACCACTGTAAATACCTCTAGCTCCTTTCTCAAGAACAAAAATTACAACCAAAATAGAACATTTGACTGGCACATAAAGCTAGCTTATGGGACAGTAAGCAACTCCCAACCCTCCCCTCTCCGCAAGAAGAGGTGGGAGAGGGCAGCTAACTGATTTTACGCTCGCCAATGGCTAGAAACTCAAGAGATGTGTAATACACAGAAAtgccttctttttcttgttgaaCTTTTGATTACTTAACCTTGCgcttaaataaatagaagagtTTGCAAAAGGAGAAACAGACCTTAGTTACATTAGGATGATCAAGTTTATGCCAAACAACAACTTCTTGAGTAAAAGCTGCCCTGAGTGTGGCAATCTCAGCCTCTGTCCTGTGGCCCTCTTCACCCCAATCGAGCAGCTTAACTGAGGATAAATGTAGGAATATAGTAAGTAAAACCAGAACCAAGTCATATAAGCATCAGTTGTATCAGAAGCAATCTACTTCTCACTCTTTGAAATGAAACAATTAAAAGTGAATAATATTACAGGAAAAAGATTgggattaaatttttaaaataattatagatgGGGATCATAACTTCCTGCTACAAgatctattttttttcataattttcccTTCTTTGTTGACTTGAAGATAATAAACAGCTGGAATCACATGAAAGTAACAGCATCATCCAGGTTATTGGTGAAACCAGCAATTCAACCCTAACCCGTGTAAGAGTCACGGATTCCATCAGAATACATTTAGTACACACAACAGGCAACATCCCAAAAATAGTTAattgcaataataaaattaaaaaaagaaaacagaactTTCCCAGAAAACCCTTTCATTATTGTAAATTTCAGAACTAAAAATGCCTAATATAGGCAAAAGAATTAGGACATTATATCACCTGGATAAATGAAGTATTATCACAGCTCCTGAAACAACAAAACTGAACCTCAAAGTGGTCCACCTGATCCAATACTAGACCGACCAAATTAAAGCAAACATTaccattaaagaaaaaaggaaaaacctATCTTTCCTTCACTGAAGAAAACTAAAGCACTTGAATTGCAAGAGGAACACATGTTCTTCACCGGCACAGAATACAAATTCAAGAAACAAACTGTGTAATGATCAAGTCCAATGGCACAAACATGAAAATACTATTTAGACAGATGCGTAATCAAGTAGTTAAAAGCAGGGGAATTTTGTAACGTATAATATGCTATAATTACAaactaaatccaataaaaacaaaattctaGAAATGGGAAACTGACCAGCAACATCCTGACCGTCATAGATTCCCCGGTGAACAGTGCCAAAAGTACCACGAGCAATGACAGTCTTGATTATGAGCTTAGAAGGGTCGATCTCCCACTCCTGCCTATCCTTCTTCAAGGCGGTAGTAGTCTTGGTGAAGGTGGCGGTGGTGGTGGCGGAGATGGCGGAGTCATCGGCGGAAAAAGCAAGAGGTGGTCGAGCGATGAGATTATTATGATGATTGTCAGCTCTTTTGTTCTTGTCCATAGTCCGTACTTTATTGAGATGTCTCTCTAATTGCTCATCTAAACTTTTAAGATCAATCTGATCTGCTCTCACAAACCCGTCACtgttttctttcatatttgcTAAAGAAAGATTGTTTCTTCGTCTCTATCTATGTCTTTCTGTGTTGCTGTATGCAATTCTTTACTCGGTTCTTGATTgtacaagaaagaaaaaagaaaaaacaagagaaatggtaaaagaaaattctttaaaggaagaagaagaagaagaagagtgtGTAGTTAGCGATGAAGATGTTGTTTTTGTTGTTCTAATGAAGCTGCAATAGGCCATGTGGGCACATGCAATTGCCTCCTCTTCACAACGTGTTGCTGTTTCTCTATTCTGTCccactttcttctttctcggtctcctcctcttcctttcctttcattttattaCAGTTTTCTTACCcagagaaattattatttgatatttttttttaattcagaCCCAATGTGagtgaacaaaaaaaaaaaaaaaaactctgtTCACGGTCattgaattaaattcttactAATATCGACACGATGAACAGTGTATATGATCAAGTTGAGGGGCTTAAATTGGGTTTGATAAGGATTGAATTTTGTCAAATATAACTATATACTGtcttcttattaaaaaaaaatagtcaGTTTTTAATCCCttttagattataatttttctttaactatcaatttaataaataattgtaattttatatttcaaaaattgtaactgttataagaaattaattgaaattattataaataaataacagtaaaattatattttttaatacaggTAGAATGAAGAAAGCATTCCTATATCTgatttttctgaaaaattGTCGCGCGACACATAAATGTATAAACAGTAcagaaaaactaaatttgaagAAAGAATTCAGTTTTTATAGACGACAATATTGACCGGACTGGACAGTTATTATCATTTTCTCTCTAAAGCTAATTAGAGATTCTTGCAACTTCAGTGAGGAACCTCCCTTTTCTTGGGATGTTGTTTGTTACTTTGACTTGTCTTTCATTaccagttatttgtttattattttataatgactTGGGATGctgatttctctttttgtgtGGCTACAGCTTATTGGTTCGATACTTTTTTTAGGTCTGTTTCATTTGAGATCTTTGACTTTAATTACACAATAAACTAACCATTTCAAGAAATTTCAACTTTAAAGTTCATTTGCCCAGAGCTGCAactttacaattttttttctgtattattatgttttttataatgaattattcttattttgttctccCCAGTTTTAGGTATAACTATCAACTAATATGAAACTCTGGATtgattagaattttataaaattaatttgctattataaaataaatataagagcAACTTAGtaaacaattataaaatcagGATAATTACTCTGATTTTATcattgtttattaattttttctcacTCTCTTCCTGATCTCTTCATATTCCTATTATAAGTAACTGTAATAATAAcccatattttaaaataatttaaaactcagttttaaatttaattaaaatacatatatgaaaGTAAGATTTTTCTcttcataataatttttttataatttttaatttatttatttaattaatttgtggtgaatttaaaaatttatttaaaaaataataattgtatgagtattaaaaaatatattaactgtagaaagatatattaattaatattaaaagtgttataattttatacttaaccatttaattattttaaattatttttttcatcctatcatcataagaattattgtaaaatttttaattcacttattataattataaatttaatctaatttttataaaaaatttctataatatttctcttaattatttatttatttcaaaattttttccTTACTCTCTTTCATAAAGATTATActaacattttaatatttatttaatttaatttttatatatttttttgttcaatttcACAAAAGAactctaatttaatattttaatgtaaaGATTTTTATATGTATCTAAATAACTTATGATTAATAAACCACTATATCCATGTTAATGTCTAATTCACATAAATACTCTATggctaaatacataaatggATCCTTGAATTTGTTTCGTTTTTGCAATTGGCCCTCTGAacttaattttgattcaattagaCTTCTCAACTTTATGGGTTGTTATTTTTAACCACTTTACTAACGgtagtaataaaaatttaatattttcactaatgaaattacttataatagagaaatacataattaaactATTGAACTgtcttatttttgtaattggcCCCAAAACTCTATCTTGATTCAATTGCACATATAAACTTTACgagttattatatttaaaaccTTCTCAAACGGAAATTAAGTGTTTTAGATTAGTCTCTTGTGAAAAGTATGttccattaattaattatttttgtatattaaaattatttcattaatttattaaataaaataaaaaaatatattttctaaatgactaaaataaacCATTGTAATCCATCAACTATagtaatgaaatatttaacagatataaaaaaatgacaaattttgctttgaaaactaaaactcattattttactttttattttatttacttattttatattttaaaaatattattattttatttgaacttaTGTGTTTTTTAGATAGCTTAAAACACATATGCTCTTAATGTATGTCAttgaagaatttaaaaataacagcCAGTAAAATTAAGAGGTCCAATTGAATTAAAGTTTAGTTCGGATGGCTAATtgtaaaaatgaaataaatttaagaggtcatttatatatttagccgttattttatattttaaatatattattattttatttaaagttacATGTTTTTTAGATGGCATGAAATACACGTGTACAATGTATGtgattaaagaatttaaaactaataatattaaaattaaaaagtctaattaagttaaaattgaGATTGTTGGACTAATTGTAAAAAACGAGACAAGTTTAGGGaccatttatatatttagtcatattttatttaaataaaataactttcgCAAAGAACGGACactaaattatttcattactttaatcaatttattaatgaatattttttatttatatattctattttcatctttaaatataattaaaatataaataagaaagttttaaaaaaattatttttaaaattatattataaaatttataagttttcaatttgtaaaataatttataattactcattttgattaaaaatttaatattttaagttcaatttcataatttatataaatattttatttatataaaatgactCTGTCTAAACGAATGGACCAGTGAAATTAATAAGTGAGAACGTGGACTAATCCTCTAGGTATCTaagaatacaaataaaattaaaatacgctgaaaaataattgtaaaGTAGAAGAACAGTTCATCATTCAAATTCTGGGTATCCAagaatttctattaaaatgaaactgaaattgataaataacatGAACCTAAAATCCcgaaaaagagaggaaaaaaagaagacaaaaagtTAAGAAATCATGATAACATTAACAGCAACAACTGATTGTCCATCGTCACCAATAAAAAATCGTGACAACACTAACACCAATGGCACATTGCGATTGCTATTTGTTGCCAGTGTTGGCGGCGTTACTGTTAATGTTTCCAACTGGTGCTGTTGTAACTGCCAGAGGGAACGTTGCCGTTTTAGCAGTTGACTATTGTCGTTGTGACTAGTGAAGGCGGCGTTGCCGGTTACAGCAATGTTGTCGGTAATAGCGACAGTGTATGCTGTAAAAAAGCTCAAGATTTTGTTTGGATTGAGTTGAGTTGGAAAATGGAAAAGAGAGCAGATTTGGAAcaggaagagagaaaaagaaaaaataaaaagagaaataaattatgagcaaaagagttaaatatttatttttaattattatttaaatttcatctgtcagataattatatttttttaagaaaataattatatacattaataattttttggataatatttattaaaataatagcagcatctcttatatataatttaagttggtatataattttatattttttattaattttaattctttttgttatttttaaaatgtgaaAATGATTAACaggatttttttaatattaaaataattatataataacaaaattaataaatttttaatattaattaattatatatatgattatatataattaaaatagtaatagtaATATGGATAAAATAATTGGAAGCGGTTGGTGGTTAGATTTCCTTTTGTCATTATATGAACCTATTATTTCCAGATCTATCCATCTTCCATTTGCAAACTTTATAAGTTGTATCCGTACACTGCAATTtgcaattttataataattattaaaagacaaaacatataatataaatataactgCAGAGTTACATTCACCAAAAAGATAAATGCAGAATTACAACATATTCGTGATAACGgtctctattttataattttgttgcTGGTGCTGTGACTTGGAATTTagcaataaataaactatactcttctttataaatcaaattatataaaagtttttcATGCACCATCAACcttcttctgtttttttttttctctattatatACCAACAagcttaatttaataataaatatatattcctATTTTAAGTGAgttattaaattcaattgtAATTATGAAAAGAATTTTAGTTGTATTTGAAATCTTCCATACTTTTTTAGAAGATTAGACAAATTGttatctaaaataattaaataatttttgctGAGAAAACTGATaactctttttaaaataaccctgataaaatacaataaatactatatattgataaaaaaaattaaaaatatgtattttttaatataaataatttaaaaaagagcCATTCTGTATATAAAAATGACTAgtgatgaaaatatatattatgaaaaaagTTTTAGATAGACTaccatattataaaagaaatgagcCACATCACCTAAAATAActgattttaattaattgatagctatataattactaaaaatatttaaactttattatGTTAGTTgacattatattatttattggcgagactcattttttattgaatataattataagtagGTGATATAAGCATTTAtctaattaactttttaaataaatgcaTTATTTTTAGTGGtcgaatcagtatatcaattattaaattatctgGATGATTATTAATTGGAGGTTTACATCATAAATAGGATGACACATTGGTGACTTAATTGCTAATTtccttcaaagaaaatcaattaatggttgttatatgtttcatttgTATACTTGTTATCATCTATTTCCTAAGGAGTTTTCAGTAAATACAGCAAATGATAATATAAGTATGCATATTTAAGGAATAAAAGTAGATAATTAGGAAATATCGAACTGGGTGAGTACCCATATGAAACTTTTCAAAGCGATTAGTCACTGTCTTGGTCTCCAGTCTTATACGGAGTGAGTGGTACACCGTCTATTGGCTGCTTACTGCTATTCCATTCAATTATAGCCATCAAAATGGtgattttgaaaatgattttgCTGTGGAAGAGAAGATAACTACAAGAGATCCTCTGTATTTACATCACAACCAAAGTCGTGttgaaatttgtttttctgatgctttttttttatcaagtaAACACTCTGTGTCTGAGATACTcacttttctaatatttaaattgaacTTAACTggctttaaaaaaaaaaaattatatcataattaataaaaaaatgatataatataTCTAAGTATTTATGTTTTTGATATTGAACGTGTTTTTATCTGAACTTAGTATTGGTCAAAGTCTAATAATTTGACTATATCTATAGAGAAAGtctatttagtattttatccAAATTCTGAAGTTTATGCTTTTGGCTTATTGTCGGATTCATAGCTCATTAGtaaattctcaatttttttagtccggaaataattaaaaattattaatatatgataaataataaatcaagaaaatgGAAAGACAGTTATAAAGTATTCTGAAAAATTGCAGTATGTTCTTACAaagtaagagaaaaaaattataagtataAGATAATGAGGAAACGAtgtggaagaaaagaaaaaaatacatttgTGTGATGTGAGAATGAAGTTTgtcaaaacaaacaaaataaggaagCAGAATGagatataaaaagtaaattaaaaagagtaaGAAAATAGACATATGGGTACATCCTTATCAATAtgtgtaaaatattaaaagatgaGTAAATACTCGTAAGTAAGTAAGGTGTGgagttaatttataataaaaaaaattaaaaaatattttaaaagcatATTTCGAATCATAAATATCTATCTATAAAAGACAAAAACCTCCTAGTGGTGCAAATCACAACCATCTAACTaactaaatacaaaataaacttaaaatttataaactttatctttatcaAATTAGCAATTTTTAGTCAagtaattcttaattattaatttacatcCTCAGTAATTATTTACACTTCTGCAAGTGGTTTATCTACGCAGTCAATTTTTTAAGCCTGACAGTTACTGTCTGATCTCATTTAAAAGCCCATAATTGGAAGTTACATATATATCCGAAGTCCAATTGGGTTGTCGTTTGTAGTCTGGACTGCATACTGCTTCTGCAcgatgaaaaaaaaaagaaaaaagtgggCTTTGGTCACCTTAAAGACTGTTTAGAATTAGGATTGGCCCAATCTCATGATATCCATCCATCTATTAATGCAAATCAAATGTCACGTCTGTCCTCATCAAAATACAGGACTGCCATTTTGAGATCATTGCAGACAGATGCAGTAAATGTAAATATCTTACTGGCTTATCTGTTTGCGTATTTTTTTACCAAATTAAACCATCAAAAACATTCACACACACATGACAAtgacaaagaaaaagacaatCTTTTATTGTTTCACAATTGCAATTGAAATTATGATATAATCTAAAACTATTAAGATTAAGAGGACGAATGAAAGACTAATTCTGTAATGGTCCATAcagaaattttacaaaaactaTTGCATATAAAActctaatatataatttcttcctCATTATTCTaactttt
This window harbors:
- the LOC8289026 gene encoding serine/threonine-protein kinase STY13, with protein sequence MKENSDGFVRADQIDLKSLDEQLERHLNKVRTMDKNKRADNHHNNLIARPPLAFSADDSAISATTTATFTKTTTALKKDRQEWEIDPSKLIIKTVIARGTFGTVHRGIYDGQDVAVKLLDWGEEGHRTEAEIATLRAAFTQEVVVWHKLDHPNVTKFIGATMGSSELQIQTENGYIGMPSNICCVIVEYLPGGALKSYLIKNRRKKLAFKVVVELALDLARGLSYLHSQKIVHRDVKTENMLLDKTRTVKIADFGVARVEASNPNDMTGETGTLGYMAPEVLNGNPYNRKCDVYSFGICLWEIYCCDMPYPDLSFSEVTSAVVRQNLRPEIPRCCPSSLANVMKRCWDANPDKRPEMDEVVSMLEAIDISKGGGMIPADQQGGCLCFRRVRGP